A window of Chryseobacterium aquaeductus genomic DNA:
TTCACCTTTCGTGACAACAATGTCTTTCACGTCTGTATCAAAATCTGTCTCGCAACTTGTCGTAAAAAACAATGCAGAAACAGCAAGTGTAGATATTATTATTTTTTTCATAATTTAAAATTAAAAAGGATTATAAGATAAACCTAGACCAAGATAGAATGCTTTTGATTTAGCTTGACCGTAGAATCCTAATGCTTTATTGTTTGCCGATCTGCTCTGTAGCATTGCATATCCACCCGCCAAGTCAACTCCGAATTGCTTATTAAATTTAAGACCTAAACCACCTGTAATAACAAAATTATCAAATGAAGGCGTTTCTGGAATGAAATTTTCGTCAGTATAAGGAGACTCATCATAGTAAACTCCCAAACGACCAAAAACCATATTGCTAAACATATATTGAGTTCCTAACCTGTATGTTTTAGCGTTTCTAAAGTTTTTAGGCGAAACCGAAACTGTAGGATCTGTCTGATTTCCGATTGGAGCATTGGCAAAGTCTAAAGTCAATTTACTATATCTTTCCCAACCATGGTAATTAAAATCTGCTGAAATCAACCATTTTGGAGTAACCTTATATGTCAAACCAATGGTATATTCTTCAACCAATGGTAAAGTTGCTGTAAAACCGTCTTGTCCCGCACTGTTTAATCCCAACAAACCGTTAACTGTATTTTGTGCAGGAACTGTAAATGTTGCAGTTCCTTTTTTAGCTTTCATATCAACTGGTGAACGGTAAGCAATACTCACATCAAGTTTTGGATCTGGTCTGAAATAAAAACCAAAGCCATAACCATGACCGCTTGCTTTCTCATCCTTAATATTTACAGTACCTCCAAACTGAGTAACTGCTTTATCC
This region includes:
- a CDS encoding OmpP1/FadL family transporter, yielding MKKILISTALLAGVLSYAGGFRVSLQGVKQLAMAHTSAHADDASVAFFNPAGMSFIPSKLSIVAGGFGVSNKTTFQNLNTLQSTDTDNPLGTPIYAAIAYKPIDKLSIGFSFSTPFGSTIQYPSDWEGREIVQKLELKSFYFQPMVSVKMADWLSFGASYIYAKGTVNWDKAVTQFGGTVNIKDEKASGHGYGFGFYFRPDPKLDVSIAYRSPVDMKAKKGTATFTVPAQNTVNGLLGLNSAGQDGFTATLPLVEEYTIGLTYKVTPKWLISADFNYHGWERYSKLTLDFANAPIGNQTDPTVSVSPKNFRNAKTYRLGTQYMFSNMVFGRLGVYYDESPYTDENFIPETPSFDNFVITGGLGLKFNKQFGVDLAGGYAMLQSRSANNKALGFYGQAKSKAFYLGLGLSYNPF